The following nucleotide sequence is from Chrysiogenia bacterium.
ACTTCCACGGTAAAGGGCGGCCAGAATGTGCCCGCTTCCTGCATGGCCAGCGGCGCGATGCCGAAGCCAAGTTGTACCGCACCGGCGGCGGCCACGTCCGTGGCAAGGCCGGTGATGGTGGTAACGCCGGGCTGCTCCACCCAGGAAATATCGAAAGTAATCATCTCGGCGGTGTTGTAGCGAAGCAGCTTGAAGCGCCCGACGCCGTTGGTGAGCTGTGCGAGCGGATTCTGGAAGCTGCCCGTGCCCGAGGTGAGGGTCACTCCCAGCGTGCCGTTCGCGCTCGTGACAAGGGCGCCCGATGCGTCCTCGACGCGCACGACGAATTCTTCCCAGGTCGCATCGGCCACTTCGATTGCGCGCGGGGCGGTAACGATTGTCAGATGATCGGCCACGGTTCCCGCCGGTTCGACCGTGACGGGAATCCCCGAAATGCCGGTCAGCCCCGGTGCGGTGATATCGAGGGTAATGGCCTCGGCCAGGTTGTAGGTGAGATTCGAGGCCGTGAAGCTCTTGATGGACGCCGGTGACATCGTCGTGCCGCTGAGCGTGCCGCCGCCCAATCCCAGCGAGATCGTGATCGGGCCGGCGTTGGTTGCCGGGATTGTTCCCGCCCCGTCGACGATGGCGATGCTGAATGCCGGCCAGGTTTGTCCCTGCGCGACGGTGGTCGGGACCGGGCTGGTCAGGACGAGCTGCGCCGGCGCATTGCTGAAGACATCGACGGGCACGCCGACAAGCGGCGAGGCCCCCGGCGAGCTGACCTGCAGGGTCATGGACTCGGCCGTGTCATAGCGCAGCGACTCGAACGTCACGAGCCCCAGCTCGGGAATCTTCGTGCGAAGCCCGGAGAACTTGCCCATGCCGCTGCTGCGCTGGACGGTGACGGGGGTGTCGGCATCGAGCACCAGATTGCCGTAGAGGTCGAGCACGCGTACCGAAAAACTCGGCCACGGGAAGTTCACGGTCTCTGCCGCGCGCGGCGGAACATTGAACACCAGTTGGGCGGGTTCCCCGAAGGGCTGCACGTCCACAATGGCGGTATCGCTCGCGCCCACGACGGTAACGCTCGAAGCAGTGAGTTCGATTTCTTCGCCGGTGTCGTAGGAGAGTCCGGGGAAGCGGGCGATCCCCTCGAACGCCGTGGCGGTGAGCGTGCCCTGCAGGACGTCGGTCCCAACGCCCAGGGAGAGCGTCACCGCATCGGCAAAGGAAGTCACGCGGCGGCCGGTATCGTCGAGCACTTCGACGACCACTTCGGGCCACGGCGAGCGCGCGACGATCTGCGCGGGCGGCGGCGTGGTGAACGCCACGCGGGTGGCGAGCGTGCCGGCGGGCTCGAGCGTGAGTACCGAGGCCGCGTTGGCTTCGAACGAGACGAAGCCGGGCAGCGTGGCGGCGAATACGTATTCAAAGCGCGCGATGCTCGCCGGTTCGAGATCGCAGGCGGGCAGCACCGGGAGCGGTCCGGTGTCGCCGTCGGGATCGACATCATTGCGGCATTCGCCCTCGCCTGAGACAATCGCGGCGCTCACGCTGCGCAGGGTGAGTGCGCCGCTGCCGCTGACGGTGGGGATCGGCTCGGGCGGAATGGGACCGGCGTCCCCGTCGGGGTCGGTGCCCTCGCCGCGGATGTGGCGAATGGTTTGCGAGCCGGCGTTGGCGACCTGCACTGTCAGGCGGATGAGCTGGTCGAGCGCGGCGCTGGTGCGATCGACCGAGGCGCTGGTGAGCAGGGGCTCGACGCGCACGATGTTGGAGACAACCGGGCCAATGACCACGTTGCCTCCAAGCTCGGTGTTGATGGCGTTGGTCGTGCCGTTGAGGACGAACTCGCCCTCGCTGGCACCCAGGAAGCTATATCGGAAGACCGCCGGGGGATCGCCGACGAGAAGGTCGGCGCCGGCGGGAAGCGGCCCGGCGATGCGGTCGCCCTCGGCAAAGCCGCTGGGATCGAAATCGATGAGCGGGCGCAGATCACGCAGGTCGTCCTCGTCTCCGGGGAAGACCTGCAGCTCGACATTGATCTGGTCGCCCACCTGCACGCGCGCGGGGGAGGCGACCACCCGTGCGCCGGCCAGGGTGGCACCGCTGCGCGCGCAAAGACGAATGGCCGCGGGCTGGGTCGCGAACTGGTTGTCGGGATTGATGACCACCACGTCGGTGTCGCCGGGACTTCCCGGCGGGGTGAGCACTTCGATGGAGGTTGCGGTGACGTTGATGACGTTGGCTTCGAGCAGGCGCTGCTTGCCCACGCGCACGCGCGCGCCCTGCTGGAAATTTACGCCCGCGATCATCAGCGTGTCGCCGCCGTCGGTAAAGGCATAGGGAAGCGCCGGCGTTCCGCCCTGACAGGTGCCCGGCGCGGGCGCGGTGGGGGCGGGGATCATCACCTGGGAAATCACCGGACCGAGCAGTACCTCGGCCGGCTCCCCATTGGAACCATCCGCGTTGATGCCGGCGCCCTGACAGGCACTCAGCACAAGCAACGCCAGCCAGAGCCACGCGCTCCGCCGCACATTTGGGTAGACAAATTTCATGAGCCCACGAATTGCCTCA
It contains:
- a CDS encoding IPT/TIG domain-containing protein — encoded protein: MKFVYPNVRRSAWLWLALLVLSACQGAGINADGSNGEPAEVLLGPVISQVMIPAPTAPAPGTCQGGTPALPYAFTDGGDTLMIAGVNFQQGARVRVGKQRLLEANVINVTATSIEVLTPPGSPGDTDVVVINPDNQFATQPAAIRLCARSGATLAGARVVASPARVQVGDQINVELQVFPGDEDDLRDLRPLIDFDPSGFAEGDRIAGPLPAGADLLVGDPPAVFRYSFLGASEGEFVLNGTTNAINTELGGNVVIGPVVSNIVRVEPLLTSASVDRTSAALDQLIRLTVQVANAGSQTIRHIRGEGTDPDGDAGPIPPEPIPTVSGSGALTLRSVSAAIVSGEGECRNDVDPDGDTGPLPVLPACDLEPASIARFEYVFAATLPGFVSFEANAASVLTLEPAGTLATRVAFTTPPPAQIVARSPWPEVVVEVLDDTGRRVTSFADAVTLSLGVGTDVLQGTLTATAFEGIARFPGLSYDTGEEIELTASSVTVVGASDTAIVDVQPFGEPAQLVFNVPPRAAETVNFPWPSFSVRVLDLYGNLVLDADTPVTVQRSSGMGKFSGLRTKIPELGLVTFESLRYDTAESMTLQVSSPGASPLVGVPVDVFSNAPAQLVLTSPVPTTVAQGQTWPAFSIAIVDGAGTIPATNAGPITISLGLGGGTLSGTTMSPASIKSFTASNLTYNLAEAITLDITAPGLTGISGIPVTVEPAGTVADHLTIVTAPRAIEVADATWEEFVVRVEDASGALVTSANGTLGVTLTSGTGSFQNPLAQLTNGVGRFKLLRYNTAEMITFDISWVEQPGVTTITGLATDVAAAGAVQLGFGIAPLAMQEAGTFWPPFTVEV